The following is a genomic window from Miscanthus floridulus cultivar M001 chromosome 14, ASM1932011v1, whole genome shotgun sequence.
GAGCGGTGGCGGGGACGGTCCTCGCGACCGCCGCCTTCCGCGGCACGTCCTCCTCGTCGCCGCCCGCGGGCCGGTGCCGGCGCCTGCCGTGGCTGGCCGGCGGGTTCCTGATGTCCGTGCTGTGGTCCTACATGCTGGCGCGGGAGCTGGTGGCGCTGCTGGTCTCGATCGGCCTCGTCGCCGGCGTGCGGGCGAGCGTGCTGGGCGCGACGGTGCTGGCGTGGGGGAACTCGCTGGGGGACCTGGTGGCGGACGTGGCCATGGCCGTGCACGGCGGGCCCGGCGGGGCCCAGACCGCGGTGTCGGGCTGCTACGCGGGCCCGGCGTTCAACACGGTGGTGGGCCTGGGCCTGTCGCTGACGCTGGCGGCGGGGGCCCGGTTCCCGCGCCCGTACGCGATCCCGGCGGACGCGTCGGCGTACCAGGCGGCCGGATTCCTTGCGGCCGGGCTGGTGTGGGCGCTCGTGGTGCTGCCCGCGCGTGGCATGCGGCTGGACAGGGTGCTTGGGGTGGGCCTCCTCCTCATCTACGTCGGCTTCCTCGGAGTTAGGCTCGGCTCGATGTCTCTCGGAGCAGCGATCGGCTCATGATccatcttcttttcttttctttgggATCCATGATATTATTGGGTGGTGGTGATGGATGGTCAGGATTAATTGGAATGTCAATTCTTGGGACATACCTACATACATGTATAGTTTCCATACATGCATTTGTGAAAACAGACCCTCTCTCAAGCCAAATGTACATAGCAATAGCATATTGGTGTTCACAAGAACCATTTCAACTAGATCCCTAGAATGGTGCCTGTCCACCCTTGCTCcggtctttcttctttttaatataacAGGCATATATGTACATTTCATTTCAAAGAGAAAAAAACAATATGGACAATGCATGTGGTTGATTATGTTGCATTAGCCATTGAGTCGATGAAACTTATATATAATGAGTTGATGCATCCGAATTAAGCACAGGCGATGACGACATCTTGTTTCTTCTTGTTGCATGCATGTTCACATTCCCTCGTGGGTATGAGTTATGTTGCATATAACTGTAATGTGGTTTTGTCAGCTTTACGTGAAGGAAAGTGACACATAGTGTCTAGGTATTTTCTCATCTTCCCATATTTGATTTGATATAAAAAAAAATCTCGGATCAATTTAGGTTTGGCTTCATCTTCTCTGTCTAGCTCACTCTTTCTTGTCGCGCGggtcgcgctctctctctctctctctctctctctctctctctctctctctctctctctctctctctctctctctctaggttGTTAGGGTAACGATAGTAGTGCACATGTTTTTTTAAGgtctttgggggggggggggggggcagagaATGAGAGCATCAATAATTGACATGATGTTGGAAATTTAAAATTGTAGTGGGGGTAGGGGTATAGAGCTGTACTCATGCAAGAGAGGGGGTGCATCATTTGAGGTCATGGCAGAAGAATTGCAATGAGGCAATAGGGTCTTGGTACGCATGTGGCAGAGATCGCACGCCCTTCCATATATACGATATAGGATGGCGATATATATTATATTGTCTCTTTTTATTCTTTTTGATTGAAATTGAGATACATACATCGTGTAGCTAGACGGTGATTGTGGCTGGTGAGATGGAAGGGGAGATATGAGCTAGATTGCATTTTCTCCTTTTCAAATTATAATATGTTTTGGTTTTTCTAAATACGTAGCTTTTGCCATGCACTTACATATACAATAcgcttaaatacatagcaaaaacaatgtatctagaaaatccAAATCGACGGAGGTAGTAGGACCGTGTGGGAGAGAACCAAATTAATTGAAAGGCCACTGATCGGAGGCCCAAATCGTGATTACTGGGGTCTGGCGGGAAGGGGGTGTTACCGTGCGGGCTAGCAGATGATGGCCGTGGCGATGCCGCCGCTCTGGCTGCATGGTCCTGTAACGTCCTTGCGTTGACACTGCCTGTATTAGTGGATGTTTTTTCAGATTTAAGTAGGTCAGTTCGACTCGTGCACAGCAAGCACCAGTGGTCTAGTGGTAGAATAGTACCCTGCCACGGTACAGACCCGGGTTCGATTCCCGGCTGGTGCATCCAATGTTCATTCTTTTCCATACCTTTTTATCATtttgtgtctttttttttttggaaatctTATCATTTTGTGTCTTGTTCGTGCATGAACACGGATGTCATATGTGATGCTACTAATCAACCGACGCTGAAATACAAACAACAACATTGAACATACTAGTGGTAGGCCGGTCCCGTTCCTgcttcctgctcctgctcctactCCTGCTCCTGGCCCAGGATCCAAGGCGGCCGTCCGGCCGGAGCGCTGTGCTGTCACGATACCATACCGGCCCTGGTTGTATTGCTAAAAGAATCCATAgctaaaaatattattcattcaaTAAAATAGTATGACTTACGGGACAAACTAACAGAGTCACTGTTCTCCCCTGTTCTCCCCTTTCATCCCTCCCTTCATTATTGCACGACAAGTCAAATCAAACCCACTCAAATAAGTACGGGAGTACTACAGGAGTTGCACAAGCACAACCAGTACAGTACGTTGGTGGCCTGCCTTTGATTCACGGCATCCTTCATTTTAATTTATCGTCAGTTCGTATTAAACTAACAGAGCCACTGTACAGTTAGAGGTGTTTTGATGAGCGATGAcctgtttggcaaaataactcctcaTAATACATAAAACGGTAGGACCAAAATGCCCTTCCTCTTTATTTCATATCCTTATGTTCTTCATCTGGTACTGGAACCGCAGCCGGCCTTCTTTGTTGATAAACTATCCCTGCTCAAGGATACCGACTCCGCGCTCCTTCCCCTCCGTGCTGCCCCGGAGGCGTTTCGCGCCCGGTGCCTGCGCACTCCGGCGGCCACGCGCCCGGTGCCGGCGTGCCCCGACGGCCGCGCACGGCAGCTTGCGGACTTTTTCTTCTACGTGCTTCTTCTCCGCGGGGCAAAACAGGCTTAGTCCTTGATGGGGCCCATAAGGGCGAGGTGAAACCACTCTTTTTTTTTACCCTATCCCACGCCAAATTTGTGTGAGAACAAGTTTTAAGGGTCTTCATCAGTAAAACCGTTTCATCTTAATCCATTTGGCAGAAAACGGATCAAACGGCTGTTGAAGCCTGTTAAATAGGATCTAAGTAGTTTTGACCCGAGGGAGTTAACGAGGTTTAAATTAACCAGAATGACTACATCATCCCTGGAAATGATTACACAACATTACATGTGTATTAGGCTCACTGGCGTCCCACTGTCAGACTGCCGGAACTGTACCAGCAGTGATGTATTATTAGGCTCAGAGAAGACGACCTGCTAGTTCGTTTCGCATGGAGCATATATATACACCCAGAGCGACACTGCCACGCGGCAGCGAGCAAACGTAGGGAAAGTGGCAAATAGTGGTTAGGGACGTTAGGAAAGCGTGGATCCGATCACATACGTGCAGTGATATGTTGTTACATACAGAATTGTTAAGGGCGTCCTTACAGGAAGATGAGAGACAAAAGCAAATACTATTTTATGGGAATTGCTCCGGTGCTCCTCtttcttaaaaaaaagaaatagCACAAATCTCAAAGTGATCTATCTaataaaataaatattttttaattATGATCCATCTAGGTTCCGCATGGGCTCAGCCCTTGAAATCCTAGCCCGTGTCCAGCCCAAACCCAGTGTAGTTCCCTTGTGCTCCGGTCTCCAGATCTCCGACGCTCTTTCTGTTTTCTCGTGAGGGAGTCTGTCTGGAATATCGCAAGCTCCTGCCTCTTCCGTTTCGCGTAGGAGGGCCGTTCGCGACGGTTGCGTCCTGGACGCCGGCGCATGCAGGCGCTGCTGGTAAGGCGGCACCACCGTATGACTGCATGGTCGCCACACCATAAGAAGAGTGACACGCCTCTGCTCATGTCGCCGCACACCTAGCTAGTACAGAGCGACATCGAACCGAGATGATGAGATCGATCGACTCGTGCATGGAGCTCCGCTGCCGTAGAGAACTCATCTCTCCGTTTGGTCTGCTCCGAGATGGACGGGCGGCGGCGCGAGAAAAAAGCTCCGAACAAAAGAGATCGGGATTTAGAGGACATTAACAAGCGGGCTGGGTTTAGGCTGGGCACAATCTAGGGCCGGAACAGCCCAAGTGGGACCCAAATAAATAATAACTGACAAAATGATTAATTTAATTATTTATTAGGTGCTTCTGCTTTGAGATATgtgcagttttttttttaaaaggagTACCGGAGCAGTTCTCCTATTTTATATATTCTTATTTTTCTACGTACTATTAGACCCACATGCTTCTCTCTCTTAGATTCTCGGACTACGTGCTATTTGTCTAGTGACTGCTTTCTCTCCTACTTTTTTCGCGTCTACGTCAGAATAGCTAGCTATTGAGGACGCCCTTGCTATAGATGAAGTTAACCACTTAAGAGAATATAGAAGCCAATCGAGTTATTAAACGCTAACTTGAGGCACATTGCGTATGTGTACGtactcatttatcagtttgagtacgttgacatactaatattaagatactcAAGATCTTTACTAGGTGATTTTTTTCCAAAAGAacacatattttttaatatattgtataatactatgatagtagcatataaaataaatataatcATATACTCTAAGTATATATACATACTTTGTCATACATAGTACCTTAAATGGTCTAGTATGATGATATACTCCATCTACATACACTTCGTCGGGCCATATACGTCataaatctagagatatacacataagagtaacTACTCCCTAAAAGTaggaaataataataataataatatatatatatttggtttgTCATCTCCCCAAAATTACGAAAACATTACGGTACACAAATAGCAACTGTAAAATGTACAAATCGAGCTAGCAGTTTGCGATTATTTGTAATAGATCCAAAGCTAAATACAATCAGGGCAGACCCATTCACATTTTTGCTGGACACATCCACATGGTATTGTTACATCGAACTTGTCAGGCAGCAGTAGCATCAACAGGTGCGGCGGCAGATTCAGTTGTCAGGGTCTCAGCTTCCCAGAACTCGGTCTTCTTGCCCGTCTTGGAAACAGTTTGCAGAACAGCGTCAGGTGTTACATTGCCCTTCACGGTGACCTTCTGTTCCTTGATGTCTACATCGAAAGATTCAACACCTGAAGCAACCACAGCACCAATTACTCACTTGAATACTGTAAAATATAGCAATAAATCAAAACACTTTGAGGTTTTGAACCAACTAAATCCTTAGGAACAGATATAAGTAGATTTAAGTGACTACAGTTTGGCCGGGATAACAGATTTTTTGGTTCCCAGTATCTACTAGAATCTAAGAAAAGTTTCTCTCTCTCAATCCCTGAAACATTTAGTAGCAGTTCTCCTGTTTGTGGATCTGGAGAGAAATAGTTTGGAGAATCTCGGCCAAACGCAACCTAATATGTTCAGAGCAAATTGCAGAATGGTTCAATCTAATAATCTACTTCCACTTCGGTTGATGATTTAAGACTAGTAAGTATCAAAGCAAATTGTAAAAAGCCCCAATCTAGTAAATCTAGTTCCACTTATGTTGATTTAAGACAAGCATTCAAGCAATTGCCTTGAAGTTAGACAAATAACACTCCAGCTGTTGTATGTCACATAAACAAAGATGGTAAATTTACAGGACTAGCCACAGCAGGGAGAAGACTGAAAATTTGATACTTGGAACTTAAAAGAGTGAATTTCTCTACAAAACATTCTAGGACACGAGGATTATGCAATTTGATCACAATCCTATGCATAACATCCTACTAAACTTTTCTAGCGCATTTCAGGCTCATTTGACTTCTTATTTATCTGTTGCAGTCTTTCAAGTTTCAAATACCCTAAACATCATGAATGTTACTTGTTTCAACTGTGGAAATCAAAGTTGCCACTCAAATATTTCATGCTGACAATGAAACTGCAGATAGTAAAACATGCCTAGAAACTAGCTGTTCTCTATTCTTTGAAACGAGAACCTAGAGAGAAATGAAAAGGCATGATATCTTGTTAAACTTTCCACTGGTTAAAGGCAAATTCACTAAATTAATCAGCCCAAATCTTGGTAACTAGCTGCACTGAAGAAAAATTGGAAAGGCATGACTACTGCTCCAAAAAAAATCTGTAGGTCATCATATTGTGCCAGATTCCAGCACCAGTATCAAAGCATGGCAATGGTTTGGTAACATTCAATTGAAGTTGAGGACAAGGCATCCAATTCCAGTTACAAATTGCTACTTGCTGatagaaggaaaataaaaatattaagCAAGAGTGACAAATCAGCCTTCACAGACCCAAAAACCTCAATCTAGTAATTTATGTCCACTTACGTTAGTGATTTAAGACTAGTATCCACGCAATTGCGTAACAAGTTGACAAATAATATGTCCGGATGTTGTACTAACATGATTCATATACATGTCACATAAACAAAGCTGGTAAAATTAGAGTAGCCAGCAGGAGAAAATTAAAAATTAAGTACTCAGAACTTGCAGAGCGAATTTCTCCACAAAGCATTCTGTGACGAGGATTACGATATTTGATTGCAATCCTATGCATAACATCCTAGTAAAACTTTCTGGTGCATTTCGGGGTCATTTGATTTCTTATTTATCTGCTGCAGTCTTCCAAGTCCAAGTAACATAAAAGTCTTGTTTCAACTGTGGAAAGTTGCTACCCATCAAATATGGTATGCTGACAAAAATGAAATTATAGATACTAGACCATGCCTAGAAACTAGCTGTTTTCTATTCTGTGAGAACTTTGAGACAAACAAAGCAGCCTGCTATCTTGTTAAGCTTTGTTGCGGTTAATGGCAGAATTAATGAATCAACCAATATCTTGGTAACTAGTTATATAACAAAGACAATTTGGAAAAGCATGCAACTGCTCCAGAATCTCCGTAGGCCATCATGCCAGATTCTCATTCATTCTGGAGCATTCTGGAGGGTAAGGCAGACATACAAATTGCAAGCATGGCCAAGTTTTGCTAACTAACATAACACTCAATTAAAGTTGAGGGTAAGGCAGACATACAAATTGCTAATAGCTTATAGAAGGATGAGGAAACACAAAGATTAAGCAAGAGTGAGAAACCAACCTTCCATCTTGCCCAGAACCCGCTTAACAGCTCCCACGCAGCCTTGGCAGGACATGCCAACCTTGAGTACAACAGTCTGCACGCATCCAGGGTGGAAAAAATGTAGGAATCAGTTGGCAGTCAGACTAACTTTACTTTTCATTCACTGAATGAACGAGGAAATCGAAGCACGGTTGTGCTTCTCCAGATTCCATACACTTCATAGCTCCAGCAATTCGTATGGTTGAAGCTTTACCAACGCTACTACTAAATGCATACACTTCTCAATTTAACAATTTTGCCAACCCTTTATATTTACGCAAAGAACAACACTAAGTACATATAACCAGTACTCCTATAAGTTGTTTTGGCTTTACAACATAGCTTTTGCTAAAAAAAAGACCGCAACAACCTATAGCTTGGAACACAGGTAATACGTCCTCATCTCACATAACCGTATAGCATGTGTATTGGCTCTAGCATGGCCTCATAGTAGTAGTACACTAGACAGTGGATGAATCCGCTGCATTAATTAAAAAGTATAATTGTCAACGAGCATATATAAACAAATTAACAAAAacttaggaggggctgaacaaaagaatagagacttttttatcttttcttaaccttagcccctcttACCTAGTACATAGTACATATATGCACAAAATTTTAAGGGAGGGCTCAGGGGGGCTCAGGCGGGCTACAGcccccagcccccccccccccccccccccccccccccccccccccccccccgaaagtCCCGCACACATGTAGCAGGCAGTAGCCAGAGACCCAAAACTAAACTGTTGACTTGACAGGGTCGAGGGAGAAGATCGATGGATGCAAGGGCACGCAGCAGGCCTAAACGACCCTACCTTAGATCTATGCGCACGTCGAAACACTAACCGGCATCATCACGGTCTCGCACCTGATGACCTACTGATTCGCAAGCGAAGCGAACCGGACGCGCCGCGCGCCGAAAGAAATCACCATAACTCCAAAAATCTAGTACCAATCGTTTCCGATTAGAGCGGAAGGGGGGCATTTACCTGGGCCATAGCGCGAGAGGGCAGCAGGCTCGGGGGTGAGATCTCCTGACGGCGAGGCGAAGGCGAAGGCGAGGGCGGGGAGGAGGAGTGGAGGACGGGGGAACGCGGGGATCTGTGGGACGGACGGAGTCGGGGGAGAGAGATAACAGGCGGGCGCCGgcggtgcggtgcggtgcggtggAGTTGGGAGACACGCAACGCAATGACGCAAGCGCGGACGCAAGGGAAGCCTCCcttcactgacaggtgggggcGTCGAGTGGTGGGGTCGAGGGAAACAGCCACGTGGTCGAGTAGATTTTGATTTCCTTCTCCGTGTACCGGACTCAGTCCTAGCGTAGCGTGCATCGCACGCTGTCGTGTCCACGACCACGACCAACTTCATCATCCCGTCGTCCCCGTGGCGACGGCGATTAGCTACTAGCTAGCGGTGACAGAAGCGAGAACACGACCATccgaggagagggagggggactCTTTCTATTTTTCATCTCCATACCGATTAATTTGGATTGTCGTGAGTCAGACTATAATTGTATTATTATCTCATTTCTCGTAGTTAACCTTAATGGCGATGAGAGGTGTCTAGGTTCATTGAACCAAAGTTCATCTTCCTCTTTTTACCGCCGTCGTTGCCCTCGCCGTCTTGGTTACCACTGGCCAATACCTCGATCAGGGCCCTCCCGACGAATGTTGGATGAACCTACCCCCATACGGCTCCTAATTCGGTAGCTCTAA
Proteins encoded in this region:
- the LOC136504332 gene encoding copper transport protein ATX1-like, coding for MAQTVVLKVGMSCQGCVGAVKRVLGKMEGVESFDVDIKEQKVTVKGNVTPDAVLQTVSKTGKKTEFWEAETLTTESAAAPVDATAA